From Sulfurovum zhangzhouensis, one genomic window encodes:
- a CDS encoding DUF3862 domain-containing protein — MKKRYLLIAALILLLSGCSKVTKENYDKIESGMSYEEVLKLLGKPENCSKALGISSCTWKNDEAKIVIMFVSDQVTVVTAEGLK; from the coding sequence TTGAAAAAACGATATTTACTCATAGCTGCTTTGATCCTATTATTAAGTGGATGTAGCAAAGTTACGAAAGAAAATTATGACAAGATTGAGAGTGGTATGTCATATGAGGAAGTTTTAAAGCTTTTAGGTAAACCGGAAAATTGTTCCAAAGCACTTGGAATAAGTAGCTGTACATGGAAAAACGACGAAGCCAAAATTGTTATCATGTTTGTTTCAGATCAAGTGACGGTCGTAACTGCCGAAGGTCTTAAATAA
- a CDS encoding alpha/beta fold hydrolase: MLKLILWISYFIIYLIKKLSGANITTSGEDIPEAPVMFLANHFTRFETFVIPYLLFRKHKQISRSLADDTIFVGWLGEYMRLAGAISNKNKERDCIILDDLISGNACWIIYPEGSMVKNKQVTLENGEFCIHTKSYSGHVHTGSAVLALKSEIMRERIKNMDDEAAIKRFCKAHHVDRSKLDESVHLHIMPLSITYYPIRPGENQLLLFIDKFLNLRGTRLFEELEIEINLLMKANMHLHFGKPIVVKEYIDAYIAEHSGTIEDDDLMDRLIDSQRKVLTTDIMREVYGNMQINFDHIFILSLVTMPTLKVCPSYLKTLIYKNIREVHDMPGLNLHPELQTHLFRLILDNNYEPFNSALKIAEAQNILYQDSDGDYLFDKSLLEKDYDFHKIRVKNTMQVILNEIKWQEKICNAAAEHATLSEQALRLDNFEYLRSVDWKDYEEEYIYYQYLPPPKDSIGAPQVYFDQKNTVGLVFAHGYLSAPAALEEMAKYLFEKGINIYLLRLSGHGTDPKALKEIKLDEWKSDFERAFAAMRQVCDKVFVGGFSTGGLLALLHAAKYQVDGVIVVNTALKLNNLRVEYVITTLNAFNEMIEYLHAHGIKEWIDNHSELSHINYPKHPLSSVAELEKLMDKTRKLLSQVKDPILIVQGDHDPVVNAKSANMIYESVGSQKKELEFTPSTYHNILTPGKTDPYELFENIYEYIMRSVSS, encoded by the coding sequence ATGCTGAAGCTGATACTATGGATATCATATTTCATTATATATTTGATTAAAAAACTCAGCGGTGCCAACATAACGACGAGTGGAGAAGATATACCAGAAGCACCAGTAATGTTTTTGGCAAATCACTTTACACGTTTTGAAACGTTTGTCATACCATATCTGCTTTTCCGCAAGCATAAGCAAATTTCACGTTCCTTGGCCGATGATACGATCTTTGTAGGATGGTTGGGAGAGTACATGCGATTGGCAGGTGCTATCTCAAATAAAAATAAAGAACGCGACTGCATCATACTGGATGATCTGATTTCGGGAAATGCGTGTTGGATCATCTATCCTGAAGGAAGTATGGTCAAAAACAAACAAGTTACTCTTGAGAACGGCGAGTTCTGCATCCATACAAAAAGTTACAGTGGGCATGTACATACAGGTTCCGCCGTACTTGCACTAAAATCAGAGATCATGCGTGAACGCATCAAAAATATGGATGATGAAGCGGCGATCAAACGTTTTTGCAAAGCCCATCATGTGGATCGATCCAAACTTGATGAAAGCGTACATCTCCATATTATGCCGCTTTCGATCACTTATTATCCTATTCGTCCGGGTGAAAATCAATTGCTTTTGTTTATCGATAAGTTTTTAAACCTTCGTGGTACACGGTTGTTTGAAGAATTAGAGATAGAGATCAACCTGCTAATGAAAGCCAATATGCATCTTCATTTTGGCAAACCGATCGTTGTGAAAGAGTATATTGATGCATATATAGCTGAACATAGCGGTACCATTGAAGATGATGATCTTATGGATCGCCTGATAGATAGCCAAAGAAAGGTACTGACCACCGATATCATGAGAGAAGTGTATGGCAATATGCAGATCAACTTCGATCATATATTCATTCTGAGTCTTGTGACGATGCCAACATTAAAAGTTTGTCCAAGCTATCTTAAAACGCTCATATATAAAAATATCCGAGAAGTACATGACATGCCGGGTTTGAACCTGCATCCGGAACTTCAAACACATTTATTTAGATTGATCCTTGATAATAACTATGAACCCTTTAATTCTGCCCTGAAAATAGCAGAGGCACAGAATATCCTCTATCAAGATAGTGACGGGGATTATCTTTTTGACAAAAGCCTGTTGGAGAAAGATTACGATTTTCATAAAATTCGTGTTAAAAATACTATGCAAGTTATTCTCAATGAGATCAAATGGCAGGAAAAAATTTGCAATGCAGCTGCAGAACATGCTACATTGAGTGAACAAGCACTGAGACTGGATAATTTTGAATATCTTAGATCAGTTGATTGGAAGGATTATGAAGAAGAGTATATCTATTATCAGTATCTGCCGCCGCCAAAAGATAGTATCGGCGCCCCACAAGTCTATTTTGATCAGAAAAATACGGTTGGACTTGTCTTTGCTCATGGATATCTTTCTGCTCCCGCTGCGCTTGAAGAGATGGCAAAGTATCTTTTCGAAAAAGGGATCAATATCTATCTGTTGAGACTAAGTGGACACGGTACGGATCCAAAAGCACTCAAGGAGATAAAACTTGATGAGTGGAAGAGTGATTTTGAACGGGCTTTCGCTGCAATGAGGCAAGTATGTGATAAGGTCTTTGTCGGAGGATTTTCAACAGGAGGGCTTTTGGCGCTTTTACATGCTGCAAAATATCAGGTAGATGGTGTTATTGTGGTGAACACGGCCCTTAAACTTAATAACTTACGAGTAGAGTATGTCATTACAACGCTGAATGCCTTTAATGAAATGATTGAATATCTGCATGCACACGGTATCAAAGAGTGGATAGATAATCACAGTGAACTTTCTCATATAAATTATCCAAAACACCCTCTTTCATCCGTTGCAGAACTGGAGAAACTGATGGATAAAACCCGCAAATTACTTTCACAGGTAAAAGATCCTATTTTGATTGTACAGGGGGATCATGATCCTGTGGTTAATGCTAAAAGTGCAAATATGATCTATGAAAGTGTCGGTTCACAAAAAAAAGAGCTGGAATTTACCCCTAGTACGTATCATAATATCCTCACTCCTGGCAAAACTGATCCTTACGAACTTTTCGAAAACATTTATGAGTACATTATGAGATCAGTTTCCAGTTAA
- a CDS encoding YbhB/YbcL family Raf kinase inhibitor-like protein codes for MDGKAYDLHRGSSTAKARSTKRRSEMATAKTECRWRQTMKKRLMRSILAMMVMIVGIMAAEPTQKEENMALTLTSDAFTEGGEIPAKYTCEGADISPPLFWQGIPEGTKSLVLIVDDPDAPDPEAPKMTWVHWVLYNLPPSDGELPEGTRTAELPTGTLEGVNDWKRTGFGGPCPPIGRHRYYHKLYALDIVLPDLGNPVKEDVEAAMQGHIIAQSTLMGTYKKAK; via the coding sequence GTGGATGGAAAGGCGTATGACCTACATCGTGGATCTTCTACTGCTAAAGCGAGGTCTACAAAACGACGTTCTGAGATGGCAACAGCCAAAACAGAGTGTAGATGGAGGCAAACCATGAAGAAACGATTGATGAGATCCATTTTGGCTATGATGGTAATGATAGTCGGCATTATGGCTGCCGAACCTACTCAGAAGGAGGAGAACATGGCACTAACACTTACATCTGATGCCTTCACTGAAGGTGGTGAGATCCCGGCAAAATATACCTGTGAAGGAGCGGATATCTCGCCGCCGCTCTTTTGGCAAGGTATCCCTGAGGGTACCAAGAGCCTTGTTTTGATCGTCGATGATCCTGATGCCCCTGATCCCGAGGCTCCCAAGATGACATGGGTCCACTGGGTCCTTTACAATCTTCCGCCCTCCGATGGAGAGCTTCCAGAGGGCACACGCACTGCAGAGCTTCCTACAGGAACTCTGGAAGGTGTCAACGACTGGAAACGTACGGGATTTGGAGGGCCATGTCCACCGATTGGACGGCACCGCTACTACCACAAACTATACGCTCTTGATATAGTGCTGCCTGATCTAGGCAACCCTGTTAAAGAAGATGTTGAAGCAGCAATGCAAGGACACATCATCGCACAAAGCACTCTAATGGGGACCTACAAAAAGGCTAAATAG
- a CDS encoding methyltransferase domain-containing protein translates to MAATECATQSVIDLYTELALNPEKDFGWEKGFDNAKAHGYKDKWLDAIPLDIWDYCAAVGNPFSLGDFPEGSTVLDLGCGAGIDVCVAALHVGKRGKVIGVDLTPMMVQTARRHASEAGFDNIEVIEGNLEALPVKTESIDIVISNGAINLTTSKPKVFAEIFRVLKPQGKLYFADMIDISEGTCKTSCCSQSSTGDWANCVEGTLKKEELIEIMNEAGFVDVKCKGTNHYMTSPTTIGATFSATKGE, encoded by the coding sequence ATGGCTGCAACAGAATGTGCAACACAGAGCGTTATTGACTTATATACAGAATTGGCTCTTAACCCGGAAAAAGATTTTGGTTGGGAAAAGGGATTTGATAATGCAAAAGCCCATGGCTATAAAGATAAATGGCTTGATGCCATTCCCTTGGATATTTGGGATTATTGTGCTGCTGTCGGCAATCCTTTTTCTCTAGGTGATTTTCCGGAAGGATCGACCGTTTTGGATTTGGGATGTGGAGCGGGTATCGATGTATGTGTTGCAGCACTACACGTGGGAAAAAGAGGAAAAGTCATTGGTGTCGATTTGACCCCGATGATGGTGCAAACAGCTCGCCGACACGCATCTGAAGCAGGTTTTGATAATATTGAAGTCATTGAAGGTAACCTTGAAGCTCTTCCTGTTAAAACTGAAAGCATTGATATCGTCATTTCTAACGGTGCTATTAATCTAACCACCTCTAAGCCAAAAGTATTTGCCGAGATTTTTCGTGTTCTTAAACCACAAGGAAAACTCTATTTTGCAGATATGATTGATATCTCTGAAGGGACATGTAAAACATCATGTTGCTCGCAGAGCTCTACCGGTGATTGGGCAAACTGTGTTGAAGGAACACTCAAAAAAGAAGAACTCATTGAGATAATGAATGAAGCGGGGTTTGTAGATGTTAAGTGTAAAGGAACCAACCATTACATGACATCACCTACCACTATTGGGGCTACATTTAGTGCAACTAAAGGTGAATGA
- a CDS encoding acyl-CoA dehydrogenase, with protein MSFKTLRTNYVTKPLFKTLKRKGLLPSISDTEKTALRAGSVWIEGELFSGKPDFERIFSYNYPTLSKEEQAFLDNEVEEVCAMTDDWEVFYTRDLPEQVWKYLKDKSFFGMIIPKEHGGLGFSAYGHSCVIEKLATCSQVLAITVMVPNSLGPAELLLRYGEENQKKYYLPRLANGSEIPCFALTEPEAGSDAAAIRSHGTIFKDTDGNLKIKLQFEKRYITLGAVATVIGLAFVCKDPENLLGRGVDLGITCALVTADKNGIDQSRRHDPMGVPFINAPLIGKDVIINLDDVIGGLEGIGKGWQMLMESLAVGRGISLPSTSTGGSKLAAFVASTYSVVRYQFGIAIGKFEGVAEVIGRLGAEVYVLDAAKRFTLGAIDDGEKPAVANAIMKYHSTEKFRKNIMDAMDIQGGAAIIMGPKNLLAHAYYGAPIAITVEGANIITRTLIQFGQGMIRCHPYAYAEIEAIEKEDIDAFDTYFFEHLSHIIRNMFRACILGISRGHLHKPQNRGITARYEQKLAWCSAKFACMSDIALGLMGSGMKKRESVSGRFADVLSQMYLLSATLKRFEAEGSLPADEVFLKVGMEEGFRKIDEAFLGIHQNLSGGLIGMLFRFKGYCGRINPMGRAVNDRDLHAVAMLLASDENVRNRVFSNMYRGGRIEELNEAVEMMFEARDVIRKRKKLGENTLSVEEKKILEKTDALQQNIIAVDSYTNEDYFRC; from the coding sequence ATGTCTTTTAAAACGCTCAGAACAAATTATGTTACCAAACCGCTTTTTAAGACCCTGAAACGCAAGGGATTGTTGCCTTCTATTTCCGATACTGAAAAAACAGCATTAAGGGCAGGTAGCGTATGGATTGAGGGAGAACTCTTCAGCGGAAAGCCTGATTTCGAGAGGATCTTTTCTTATAATTATCCAACGCTATCAAAAGAGGAGCAGGCATTTTTGGACAATGAAGTCGAAGAGGTCTGTGCAATGACGGATGACTGGGAAGTCTTCTATACCAGAGATCTGCCTGAACAAGTGTGGAAGTATCTCAAAGATAAATCCTTTTTTGGCATGATCATACCAAAAGAACACGGCGGACTTGGATTTAGTGCTTACGGACATAGCTGTGTGATCGAAAAGCTCGCCACATGCTCTCAGGTGCTCGCGATAACCGTAATGGTACCAAATTCTCTTGGCCCTGCAGAACTGCTGCTGCGTTATGGAGAGGAGAATCAAAAAAAGTATTATCTTCCGCGTCTGGCCAATGGAAGTGAAATACCCTGTTTTGCTTTGACAGAGCCTGAAGCAGGAAGTGATGCCGCAGCGATCCGTTCACATGGTACTATTTTCAAAGATACAGATGGCAATCTCAAGATCAAGCTGCAATTTGAAAAACGCTACATAACGCTGGGTGCAGTAGCCACAGTCATCGGTCTTGCTTTTGTCTGTAAAGACCCTGAAAACCTGCTTGGCAGGGGTGTAGATCTCGGTATTACCTGTGCACTTGTGACTGCAGACAAAAATGGCATTGACCAGTCCAGACGACATGATCCTATGGGAGTACCGTTTATCAATGCACCCTTGATCGGCAAAGATGTCATTATAAATCTAGATGACGTGATCGGTGGGCTAGAAGGGATCGGTAAAGGGTGGCAGATGCTCATGGAGTCTCTTGCAGTAGGGCGCGGAATTTCACTCCCGTCTACCAGTACCGGCGGGAGTAAGTTAGCAGCATTTGTCGCTTCTACATACAGTGTCGTACGTTATCAGTTCGGTATAGCGATCGGAAAATTTGAAGGTGTCGCCGAAGTAATCGGACGGCTGGGTGCGGAAGTCTATGTTTTGGATGCAGCAAAGCGTTTCACACTGGGTGCGATTGATGACGGAGAAAAACCTGCCGTTGCCAATGCGATCATGAAATATCACAGTACTGAAAAATTTCGGAAAAATATTATGGATGCGATGGATATACAGGGTGGAGCTGCGATCATTATGGGGCCTAAAAACCTTCTCGCCCATGCGTATTATGGTGCACCGATAGCCATTACGGTAGAGGGTGCCAATATCATAACACGTACACTGATCCAATTCGGACAGGGAATGATCCGCTGTCACCCCTATGCGTATGCTGAGATCGAAGCAATTGAAAAAGAAGATATTGATGCCTTTGATACGTATTTTTTCGAACATTTATCACATATCATACGCAATATGTTTCGTGCCTGCATACTCGGGATTTCAAGAGGGCACCTCCATAAGCCACAAAACCGTGGTATTACTGCAAGGTATGAACAGAAGCTGGCATGGTGTTCGGCAAAATTTGCCTGTATGAGTGATATAGCCCTAGGACTCATGGGTTCAGGGATGAAAAAAAGAGAATCAGTCTCGGGTCGCTTTGCAGATGTGTTGTCTCAGATGTATCTTTTGAGTGCGACACTGAAACGTTTTGAAGCTGAGGGGAGTCTTCCCGCAGATGAAGTGTTCTTAAAAGTGGGGATGGAAGAGGGATTTCGTAAGATAGATGAAGCCTTTTTAGGGATACATCAGAACCTCTCTGGCGGACTTATTGGTATGCTATTTCGTTTCAAAGGCTACTGCGGAAGGATCAACCCGATGGGTAGGGCAGTAAATGACCGTGATCTGCATGCTGTGGCAATGCTTCTTGCTTCAGATGAAAACGTACGTAACCGTGTTTTTAGCAATATGTACAGGGGAGGCAGGATCGAAGAATTGAATGAAGCAGTAGAAATGATGTTCGAAGCTCGTGACGTGATCAGAAAACGGAAAAAATTGGGTGAAAACACTCTGAGTGTAGAAGAAAAAAAGATTTTGGAAAAAACAGATGCATTACAGCAGAATATCATAGCTGTAGATTCATATACCAATGAGGATTATTTTAGATGCTGA
- a CDS encoding 3-hydroxyacyl-CoA dehydrogenase NAD-binding domain-containing protein yields the protein MDYFRLEKHNDQVATLYFDTPDSQANVFSISALEAFEHYLDVLAQENTLKILFIESAKEDIFIAGADIHEIRLAEDASSVEALVKKGQEIFNKLEKLPFVTVAIIDGACLGGGLEMSLACNYRIATSHPHTRIGLPEIKLGIIPGFGGTQRLYRLIGYRNAMEYILGAKQLSGDEALQAGIIDASVPRGYLGFKKDGLIHEILNHTLKNKIMPLRKGIRWYEHFTILRSLINKIALKKVLEKTQGHYPAPLALINVMQESFGKPMEEGLSIERAAVTKLALSPESKNLVKLFLISERLRHEMFSTEAPKTILHAAVVGTGTMGSSIAWALDNQKIDVRLKVRSISSAAKAIMKIRKVYETMQKRRKIDTRHIQLNMDRITYAVNDEGFSRSDFLIEAVNEDIDVKKSVYKEFEALMDPTAVIATNTSSISISDLAKGLKHPDRFIGMHFFNPVERMPLVEVIPGELSNETTIATVINLAKRIGKTPVKVKDSPGFLVNRVLLPYLKEATLMFEEGEEIEKIDRILKDFGMPMGAFLLIDEVGVDIGMEVAKVLNQAYGERMAMSNVLEEMVKNGWLGKKSGTGFYNHGQKSLSINPHINSLQEGNDRFDEQTVIERTFYIMINEASRCLEEGVIEDVAYLDMAMVMGIGFPPFRGGLMRYADTIGIPIIVETLKRFSMTYGNRFEPSSLMITMVQNNETFYGGQ from the coding sequence ATGGACTATTTTAGACTGGAAAAACACAATGATCAGGTCGCAACACTCTATTTTGATACACCTGACAGCCAAGCCAACGTTTTCTCGATATCGGCACTTGAAGCATTTGAACACTATTTAGATGTATTGGCGCAAGAGAATACGCTAAAAATCCTTTTTATCGAAAGTGCCAAAGAGGATATCTTCATTGCCGGAGCAGATATTCATGAGATTAGGTTAGCAGAAGATGCCTCAAGTGTTGAAGCCCTTGTGAAAAAAGGACAAGAGATCTTTAATAAACTCGAAAAACTGCCGTTTGTAACTGTTGCTATCATAGACGGTGCGTGTCTGGGAGGCGGACTTGAGATGTCCCTTGCATGCAACTACCGTATAGCTACATCCCACCCTCATACCCGTATAGGGCTTCCGGAGATCAAGCTAGGGATTATACCCGGATTTGGCGGTACACAAAGGCTCTATCGGCTGATAGGATATCGTAATGCAATGGAATACATTCTGGGTGCAAAACAGCTGTCTGGTGATGAAGCACTCCAAGCAGGTATTATCGATGCAAGCGTACCGAGAGGTTATTTAGGATTTAAAAAAGATGGATTGATACATGAGATTTTAAACCATACTCTAAAAAATAAGATCATGCCTCTACGTAAAGGGATCAGATGGTATGAGCATTTTACAATACTACGTAGCTTGATCAATAAAATAGCATTAAAAAAAGTATTAGAAAAGACACAGGGGCACTATCCGGCACCATTGGCTTTGATCAATGTAATGCAAGAGAGTTTTGGTAAACCCATGGAGGAAGGTCTTTCCATAGAAAGAGCTGCAGTGACCAAACTTGCACTCAGTCCAGAATCCAAAAATCTGGTCAAACTCTTTTTGATCTCAGAGAGGCTCAGACATGAGATGTTCAGTACAGAAGCTCCCAAAACGATCTTACATGCTGCTGTAGTAGGTACCGGTACGATGGGGAGCAGTATTGCATGGGCACTGGATAATCAGAAGATCGATGTGCGTCTGAAAGTACGTAGCATCTCAAGTGCAGCCAAAGCGATCATGAAGATACGAAAAGTGTATGAAACAATGCAGAAACGCCGTAAAATAGATACACGCCATATACAACTCAATATGGACAGGATCACCTATGCTGTCAATGATGAAGGGTTTTCACGAAGCGACTTTCTGATCGAGGCAGTGAATGAAGATATCGATGTTAAAAAATCAGTTTATAAAGAGTTTGAAGCACTTATGGACCCAACGGCAGTCATCGCGACCAATACCTCTTCCATATCTATCAGCGATTTGGCCAAAGGGCTCAAACATCCGGATCGTTTTATAGGGATGCATTTTTTTAATCCTGTTGAACGAATGCCTCTGGTTGAAGTGATACCCGGCGAGTTAAGTAATGAAACAACGATCGCAACAGTCATCAATCTTGCCAAAAGGATTGGAAAAACACCTGTAAAAGTTAAAGATAGCCCTGGATTTCTGGTGAACAGGGTTTTACTGCCTTACCTCAAAGAGGCAACTTTGATGTTTGAAGAAGGTGAAGAGATCGAGAAGATCGATCGGATACTCAAAGATTTTGGGATGCCTATGGGCGCCTTTTTACTGATTGATGAAGTAGGTGTGGATATCGGTATGGAAGTTGCCAAAGTCCTGAATCAAGCATACGGTGAACGTATGGCAATGAGCAACGTACTTGAAGAAATGGTAAAAAATGGGTGGCTTGGCAAAAAGAGCGGTACCGGGTTTTATAATCATGGACAAAAATCTCTATCGATCAATCCGCATATCAACTCATTACAAGAAGGTAACGATAGGTTCGATGAACAGACGGTTATAGAACGAACATTTTATATTATGATCAACGAAGCATCAAGATGTCTTGAAGAGGGCGTCATTGAGGATGTAGCATATCTGGATATGGCCATGGTCATGGGTATCGGATTCCCACCGTTCCGTGGCGGTTTGATGCGATATGCAGATACTATCGGTATCCCGATAATCGTCGAAACTTTAAAACGATTCAGTATGACCTACGGCAACCGGTTTGAGCCTTCATCACTGATGATTACTATGGTACAAAATAACGAAACATTTTACGGAGGACAATAA
- a CDS encoding sensor histidine kinase, with protein sequence MKKYIKNFSLNSINRFGNIVLFIFAMIFTLLVIYQEYRNFEVESAELRKSYFEAQKLKAKDETLRVLDYLYYFTDSMKDQMSEEKLKESIIRSIEKLFDRKNGSSYIFIYTTEGINVSDPNKPYNRGKNMMGFQDLNGKYVIKELIEKAKNGGGYVEYLWDNPLSRKPSAKISYAVVFKKWNWMIGTGIYLDEIEQIIKENKQRYEDKLFIYILEILTLSFILFFIATFVIRFINNMIKNEMVTLRNFFQKAVTENIIIDKEEIRIGEFQVLVDYVNEMVRAIHQRNDELKELNLSLEEKVLSKTAKLQKQMQYNEQLVISQDRFIKRSIHEINTPLAVIMTHIDIYKMKYGDNKYLSKIEAASKMISTIYDDLSYIVKKDRLVYEKEWIDIKEYLLSRIEFFEEIAEGNAHKIVPKLEECGKLWINDLELQRIIDNNLSNAIKYAKRDTDITVELDREEESVVMRFITYSKKIADTQKIFEAFHREDDMKQGFGLGLEIVGEICQKENIEIEVESNEKLTIFSYRFKKGKTDESTVA encoded by the coding sequence ATGAAAAAATACATTAAGAACTTTAGTCTTAACTCTATCAACCGTTTTGGAAATATCGTTCTATTTATCTTTGCTATGATATTTACACTTCTTGTGATATACCAGGAGTACAGAAATTTCGAGGTTGAATCGGCTGAACTTCGAAAGAGCTATTTTGAAGCCCAAAAACTTAAAGCCAAAGATGAAACATTACGTGTTTTAGACTATCTGTACTATTTTACCGACTCCATGAAAGATCAGATGAGTGAAGAAAAACTCAAAGAGAGTATCATCAGGTCGATTGAAAAGCTTTTTGACAGAAAGAACGGAAGTAGTTACATCTTCATCTATACAACAGAAGGGATCAATGTCTCTGACCCCAACAAACCCTATAACCGTGGTAAAAACATGATGGGATTTCAAGATCTTAACGGTAAATATGTGATCAAAGAACTCATTGAAAAAGCAAAAAACGGAGGAGGGTATGTAGAATATCTGTGGGATAACCCTCTCAGTAGGAAGCCCTCAGCAAAAATCTCTTATGCCGTTGTCTTTAAAAAGTGGAACTGGATGATCGGAACCGGTATTTATCTTGATGAGATAGAACAAATCATAAAAGAGAATAAACAGAGGTATGAAGACAAGCTTTTTATCTATATACTTGAGATCTTAACTCTTTCGTTTATCTTATTTTTTATCGCAACCTTTGTGATCCGGTTTATCAACAACATGATAAAAAATGAGATGGTAACTCTAAGAAATTTTTTTCAAAAAGCAGTGACTGAGAATATCATCATCGATAAAGAAGAGATCAGGATCGGTGAGTTCCAAGTACTCGTAGATTATGTCAATGAAATGGTAAGGGCAATCCATCAAAGAAATGACGAACTTAAGGAATTGAATCTTTCTTTGGAAGAAAAGGTACTCAGCAAAACGGCAAAACTTCAAAAACAGATGCAGTACAACGAACAGCTGGTTATTTCACAAGACCGGTTTATCAAACGTTCTATACATGAGATCAATACGCCTCTTGCCGTCATCATGACACATATTGATATATACAAGATGAAATATGGAGACAACAAATACCTAAGTAAGATAGAAGCAGCTTCTAAAATGATCTCTACAATCTATGATGATCTAAGCTATATCGTGAAAAAAGACAGACTTGTTTATGAAAAGGAATGGATTGATATCAAAGAATACCTGCTTTCACGTATCGAATTCTTTGAAGAGATTGCCGAGGGTAATGCGCACAAGATAGTACCAAAACTTGAAGAGTGTGGTAAACTATGGATCAATGATCTGGAATTGCAGCGTATCATTGATAACAACCTCTCCAATGCTATTAAATATGCGAAGAGAGATACGGATATCACGGTAGAGCTAGATAGAGAAGAAGAAAGTGTTGTGATGCGGTTTATCACATATTCAAAAAAGATTGCAGATACGCAGAAGATCTTTGAAGCTTTCCATAGAGAAGATGATATGAAGCAAGGGTTTGGACTGGGGCTTGAGATCGTAGGAGAGATCTGTCAAAAAGAAAATATTGAGATCGAAGTAGAATCCAATGAGAAATTAACGATCTTCAGTTATAGATTTAAAAAAGGAAAAACCGATGAGAGTACTGTTGCTTGA
- a CDS encoding bifunctional 3,4-dihydroxy-2-butanone 4-phosphate synthase/GTP cyclohydrolase II — protein sequence MSAEAIARVEKAIKEIKSGKMVIMMDDEDRENEGDLVYAATFSTPELVNFMAKEARGLICTPVTNEIAAKLNLVPMVDKNISAHETAFTISIDSATASTGISAAERDDCISKLANPLTVPEDFVRPGHIFPLIAKDGGTLVRTGHTEGSVDLCKLAGLAPAAVICEIIKDDGTMARMDDLELFSKKHNMAIVYISDIVEYRLANEKLVKRVLEEESILRGMKVEKITYSDHLGRTHTVIQFYKAHETANVKFHNIGSDIDLVLDDKRYQTLNNAIEYLKKNGGVLVFLDSKVISHEQAKEFGVGAQILKDLGIKNINLLTTHKDTEFVGLAGFGLDVAEKIVI from the coding sequence ATGTCAGCTGAAGCGATAGCAAGAGTAGAAAAAGCGATCAAAGAGATCAAAAGCGGGAAAATGGTCATTATGATGGATGATGAGGATAGAGAAAACGAAGGAGACCTTGTCTATGCCGCTACTTTTTCAACACCGGAGCTTGTAAACTTCATGGCAAAGGAGGCAAGAGGTCTTATCTGTACACCTGTAACCAATGAGATCGCAGCAAAACTGAACCTTGTACCGATGGTAGATAAAAATATCTCTGCTCATGAAACTGCATTTACCATCTCGATAGATTCAGCTACGGCTTCAACAGGTATCTCTGCAGCTGAGAGAGATGACTGTATCAGCAAATTGGCCAATCCACTTACGGTACCTGAGGACTTTGTACGTCCAGGACATATCTTTCCTTTGATCGCTAAAGACGGAGGAACACTTGTACGTACTGGGCATACTGAAGGGTCTGTAGACCTATGTAAACTGGCTGGACTGGCACCTGCTGCAGTTATCTGTGAGATCATCAAGGATGACGGTACGATGGCGCGTATGGATGATCTGGAACTCTTCTCAAAAAAACATAATATGGCGATAGTCTATATCTCGGATATCGTAGAGTACCGTCTAGCAAATGAAAAACTTGTGAAACGTGTCCTAGAAGAAGAGTCAATACTTAGAGGTATGAAGGTAGAGAAGATCACTTATAGTGATCACCTTGGCCGTACACATACAGTCATCCAGTTCTATAAAGCACATGAAACTGCTAACGTAAAGTTTCATAATATCGGCTCAGATATCGATCTTGTTCTGGATGACAAACGTTATCAAACACTCAACAACGCCATTGAGTATCTTAAGAAAAACGGAGGAGTCCTTGTCTTTCTTGACAGCAAGGTGATCTCCCATGAACAGGCCAAAGAGTTTGGTGTAGGTGCGCAGATACTTAAAGACCTTGGCATCAAAAATATCAACCTGCTAACTACGCATAAAGATACTGAGTTTGTCGGATTGGCTGGATTTGGGCTGGATGTTGCAGAGAAGATCGTTATTTAA